From Phragmites australis chromosome 5, lpPhrAust1.1, whole genome shotgun sequence, a single genomic window includes:
- the LOC133918417 gene encoding cold-responsive protein kinase 1-like isoform X2, which produces MSCFSIFCKKRRATRQESSHRNEDLPGCTNIKRYTYNEIVRSTENFNPSNKIGQGGFGSVYKGRLKDGTIVAVKVLSSESRQGVKEFLNELMAISDISHDNLVKLYGYCVEGDQRILVYNYLENNSLSQTLLGSGHSNIQFNWTTRVKICLGIARGLAYLHHGVSPHIVHRDIKASNILLDTDLTPKISDFGLAKLLPPNATHVSTRVAGTLGYLAPEYAIRGQVTRKSDVYSFGVLLLEIVSGRSNTNTRLSYEDQILLEKTWMYYEQGGLEKSIDSSLGDDLDVAEACRFLKVGLLCTQDVTRHRPDMSKVVGMLTGEMDVNSENISKPAIINDFWDLKVRSMKKGNNIASSSTFLSSMAQSSLLSQETTQASMTFTAISDRE; this is translated from the exons ATGAGTTGCTTTTCTATCTTTTGCAAGAAAAGAAGGGCAACACGGCAAGAAAGTTCTCATCGTAATGAAG ACCTCCCTGGTTGTACGAATATAAAAAGATACACTTATAATGAGATAGTAAGGTCAACAGAAAATTTTAACCCATCGAACAAGATTGGTCAGGGTGGTTTTGGTTCTGTGTACAAG GGACGGCTCAAGGATGGAACAATTGTTGCTGTCAAGGTCCTCTCGTCAGAGTCAAGGCAAGGAGTAAAGGAGTTTCTGAACGAACTCATGGCAATTTCCGACATTTCACATGATAATCTTGTGAAACTTTATGGGTACTGTGTGGAAGGAGACCAAAGAATCCTTGTTTACAATTATCTTGAAAATAATAGCCTTTCACAAACACTTCTAG GTTCTGGTCACAGCAATATCCAGTTCAATTGGACAACTCGAGTAAAAATTTGCCTTGGCATTGCACGGGGACTAGCATACCTCCATCATGGTGTCAGTCCCCACATTGTTCACCGAGACATTAAAGCAAGCAATATACTTCTTGATACGGATCTTACCCCAAAAATCTCTGATTTCGGTTTAGCAAAGCTTCTACCACCAAACGCAACACATGTTAGCACAAGAGTTGCAGGAACACT AGGTTACTTGGCTCCTGAGTATGCCATTCGAGGACAAGTGACACGCAAATCAGATGTTTATAGTTTTGGCGTTCTGCTTCTAGAAATAGTTAGCGGGAGATCCAACACCAATACAAGATTATCGTATGAAGATCAAATACTTCTTGAAAAG ACATGGATGTATTATGAGCAGGGAGGTTTGGAGAAAAGTATAGACAGCTCTTTGGGTGATGACTTGGATGTTGCAGAAGCCTGCAGATTCCTGAAAGTTGGCCTTTTGTGTACACAAGATGTCACAAGGCATCGACCCGACATGTCCAAGGTCGTCGGCATGCTTACAGGCGAAATGGATGTCAACTCGGAGAATATCAGTAAGCCCGCTATAATTAACGACTTCTGGGATCTTAAGGTCAGGAGCATGAAGAAAGGAAACAACATAGCTTCATCGTCCACGTTCCTATCCTCCATGGCACAGTCTTCTTTGCTCTCGCAAGAGACAACGCAAGCCTCCATGACATTCACTGCAATATCAGATCGTGAGTGA
- the LOC133918417 gene encoding cold-responsive protein kinase 1-like isoform X1 has protein sequence MSCFSIFCKKRRATRQESSHRNEDLPGCTNIKRYTYNEIVRSTENFNPSNKIGQGGFGSVYKGRLKDGTIVAVKVLSSESRQGVKEFLNELMAISDISHDNLVKLYGYCVEGDQRILVYNYLENNSLSQTLLGSGHSNIQFNWTTRVKICLGIARGLAYLHHGVSPHIVHRDIKASNILLDTDLTPKISDFGLAKLLPPNATHVSTRVAGTLGYLAPEYAIRGQVTRKSDVYSFGVLLLEIVSGRSNTNTRLSYEDQILLEKFPEITNGVLLLQTWMYYEQGGLEKSIDSSLGDDLDVAEACRFLKVGLLCTQDVTRHRPDMSKVVGMLTGEMDVNSENISKPAIINDFWDLKVRSMKKGNNIASSSTFLSSMAQSSLLSQETTQASMTFTAISDRE, from the exons ATGAGTTGCTTTTCTATCTTTTGCAAGAAAAGAAGGGCAACACGGCAAGAAAGTTCTCATCGTAATGAAG ACCTCCCTGGTTGTACGAATATAAAAAGATACACTTATAATGAGATAGTAAGGTCAACAGAAAATTTTAACCCATCGAACAAGATTGGTCAGGGTGGTTTTGGTTCTGTGTACAAG GGACGGCTCAAGGATGGAACAATTGTTGCTGTCAAGGTCCTCTCGTCAGAGTCAAGGCAAGGAGTAAAGGAGTTTCTGAACGAACTCATGGCAATTTCCGACATTTCACATGATAATCTTGTGAAACTTTATGGGTACTGTGTGGAAGGAGACCAAAGAATCCTTGTTTACAATTATCTTGAAAATAATAGCCTTTCACAAACACTTCTAG GTTCTGGTCACAGCAATATCCAGTTCAATTGGACAACTCGAGTAAAAATTTGCCTTGGCATTGCACGGGGACTAGCATACCTCCATCATGGTGTCAGTCCCCACATTGTTCACCGAGACATTAAAGCAAGCAATATACTTCTTGATACGGATCTTACCCCAAAAATCTCTGATTTCGGTTTAGCAAAGCTTCTACCACCAAACGCAACACATGTTAGCACAAGAGTTGCAGGAACACT AGGTTACTTGGCTCCTGAGTATGCCATTCGAGGACAAGTGACACGCAAATCAGATGTTTATAGTTTTGGCGTTCTGCTTCTAGAAATAGTTAGCGGGAGATCCAACACCAATACAAGATTATCGTATGAAGATCAAATACTTCTTGAAAAG TTCCCAGAGATCACAAATGGGGTTCTCCTCTTGCAGACATGGATGTATTATGAGCAGGGAGGTTTGGAGAAAAGTATAGACAGCTCTTTGGGTGATGACTTGGATGTTGCAGAAGCCTGCAGATTCCTGAAAGTTGGCCTTTTGTGTACACAAGATGTCACAAGGCATCGACCCGACATGTCCAAGGTCGTCGGCATGCTTACAGGCGAAATGGATGTCAACTCGGAGAATATCAGTAAGCCCGCTATAATTAACGACTTCTGGGATCTTAAGGTCAGGAGCATGAAGAAAGGAAACAACATAGCTTCATCGTCCACGTTCCTATCCTCCATGGCACAGTCTTCTTTGCTCTCGCAAGAGACAACGCAAGCCTCCATGACATTCACTGCAATATCAGATCGTGAGTGA